A genomic window from Coregonus clupeaformis isolate EN_2021a unplaced genomic scaffold, ASM2061545v1 scaf0478, whole genome shotgun sequence includes:
- the LOC123484837 gene encoding zinc finger protein 436-like: MECGKESTQLGSLKIHERIHSGDKSHKCTQCGKTFKRLGNLKSHERTHTREKPYNCSQCENIFFSSGDLKSHERAHSLERPYQCSQCGKRCIKSSHLKDHKRIHTGEKPFQCFQCVKSFSQVGNLNIHERTHTAEKPFQCCQCGKRFTHSGHLKTHEGTHTGKKPFQCSQCEKSFSQLGNLKRHERSHTGEKPFQCFQCCKSFTRLGTLKIHKRIHSG; encoded by the coding sequence TGTGGAAAGGAATCTACccagttagggagcctgaaaatacatgagagaatacactctggagaTAAGTCTCACAAATGCACTCAATGTGGAAAGACATTTAAGCGGTTAGGTAACCTGAAGTCACATGAGCGAACACACACTAGAGAGAAGCCTTACAACTGTTCCCagtgtgaaaatatatttttctcatcaGGAGACCTGAAATCACACGAGAGAGCACATTCTTTAGAGAGGCCTTAccaatgctctcagtgtggaaagagatgtATCAAGTCATCACATCTGAAAGAtcataagagaatacacacaggagaaaaaccaTTCCAATGCTTCCAGTGTGTAAAGAGTTTTAGCCAGGTAGGGAACCTCAACAttcatgagaggacacacactgcAGAAAAACCTTTCCAATGCTGTCAGTGTGGAAAAAGGTTTACCCACTCAGGTCACCTGAAAACACATGAGGGAACACACACAGGAAAAAAACCTTTCCAATGCTCGCAGTGTGAAAAGAGTTTTAGCCAGTTGGGgaacctgaaaaggcatgagaggtCACACACTGGAGAAAAACCTTTCCAATGCTTCCAGTGTTGCAAGAGTTTTACCCGTTTAGGGACCCTGAAAATACATAAGAGAATACATTCTGGATAG